CCCGCTGCAGCCCCAACCATATGAGCGTCATCGCCGCCGCCGTCCTCACCCTGGAGAGGCAACGCTGAAAACGCTCACTGCCTGCATGAGCGAATCTTCATCCATCGCAGCCGATGCGTCCCATGCCTCCCCTGTCTGGGTGGAGTCGATGGGCGGCCCTTTGATCGTCGTCCCCGTCTCCGCCCTTAGTGCATGGTGCGGCTGCACTGAGAGCGGGGTCATGGCAGGAGACGCCACCGCTCCAGACGACTACGACCGGGCCTGTGCGGTGGACGATCTGGCCGATGTGATCACCGTTGGCGACAACGGTGCGCAAGCACTGGTGCTGGCGGACGAGCCGGCCACCAGCTGCTACCTGCCCGAGCGCCGAGCGTTCCTGCGGTGGCTTGCCGCCGACTCTGAGTCCGGACTGAGGGCCGCGGCAGACGCTGTCCTCGCAGATTCGGCCACAGCGTGGGAGGAGTGCGGCACCTGGGCGTCGGGCGGTCCGGCCGTGCTCATGGACTCCGCCGAAGCGGGCTCCGAACTCGGCATCGAGTATCCCGGCGGCGGGCTGCCCTCCCAGGCATCGGTCCCGCTGCCAGCTGGCCGCTGGAGGGTCCGGGCCACCCACACCAAGGTGGACAAGGAGAACTGGGTCGGTCTGGTTCAGCTCCTGCCCACCGATTCCTGAACGGGCAGTGCTTCCGTCGGATGCGGTTAGTACTCCAGTCGCAGTTCGCTATCGCTGCTGGTCAGAGCCCTGTTCTGGAGTGTACTCGACTGACGCATCGTCAGATAGGCGGGGTTCGTGACCTCGAGTGCGACGGGCCGTTGTGCTTGTCGTGCAAGATGATGTGCGGCCCGAGGTCTGATCGGCGGAACTGGAAGAGTTGCTGGTGCGGATCGGTCACCGGTTCGGGCGGGTTGATCTGCGGCGGCGGATGCGAGCCTATGTGCATGGCCTGCTCGGGCCGGTG
This Streptomyces misionensis DNA region includes the following protein-coding sequences:
- a CDS encoding Imm21 family immunity protein, whose protein sequence is MGGPLIVVPVSALSAWCGCTESGVMAGDATAPDDYDRACAVDDLADVITVGDNGAQALVLADEPATSCYLPERRAFLRWLAADSESGLRAAADAVLADSATAWEECGTWASGGPAVLMDSAEAGSELGIEYPGGGLPSQASVPLPAGRWRVRATHTKVDKENWVGLVQLLPTDS